One region of Marivirga arenosa genomic DNA includes:
- a CDS encoding acyl-CoA thioesterase: MTPKSSENSRTTITELMIPSYANFGGKIHGGILLSLMDKVAYATATKHSGAYCVTVSVDNVDFLQPVEVGDLVSMMASVNYVGNSSMVVGIKVIAENVKTGIVKHTNTSYFTMVAKNDEGGLMKVPPLRLNTKEDVRRFAEAVKRKSLRKGYQAQMEAEKSDFTFEKQKEILQDQRCEIKLKE, encoded by the coding sequence ATGACACCGAAATCATCTGAAAATTCACGAACTACTATTACGGAGCTTATGATACCTTCATATGCTAATTTTGGGGGTAAAATCCATGGAGGAATCCTTTTGTCTTTAATGGATAAAGTGGCTTATGCAACAGCTACCAAACACAGTGGTGCTTACTGTGTAACTGTATCTGTGGACAATGTTGATTTTTTACAACCAGTTGAAGTAGGTGATTTAGTATCCATGATGGCTTCAGTAAATTATGTTGGCAATTCGAGTATGGTGGTTGGCATTAAAGTGATAGCCGAAAATGTGAAAACAGGGATAGTAAAACATACTAACACAAGTTACTTTACAATGGTTGCTAAAAATGATGAAGGTGGTTTAATGAAGGTTCCACCGCTAAGATTAAATACTAAAGAAGATGTGAGAAGGTTCGCTGAAGCCGTAAAAAGAAAAAGCTTAAGAAAAGGCTATCAAGCACAAATGGAGGCAGAAAAAAGTGATTTTACCTTTGAAAAGCAAAAAGAGATATTGCAAGACCAGAGATGTGAAATAAAATTAAAGGAATAA
- a CDS encoding NUDIX hydrolase → MSEFHYNPHISVDCVIFGFDDEKINILLIKRKQEGKNVYALPGDLVQKGEDLDVAASRVLYELTGMKNLYLEQFKTFGSPDRTSDPVDVEWIKSVREHPEARVITVAYNSLVKTDDFDYRPSSFAEEVLWHPIEKPQKLGFDHNEIANTGWAMLREKIKREPIIAFSLLPEKFTLRQLQTLYEAIVGQELDKRNFRKRMLRNKFLIALDEKETNVSHKPAQFFKFDENTYREDFAKDQWFLF, encoded by the coding sequence ATGTCTGAATTCCATTACAACCCACACATTTCAGTTGATTGCGTCATTTTTGGATTCGATGACGAAAAAATCAATATCCTCCTTATAAAAAGGAAACAAGAAGGTAAAAATGTATATGCTCTTCCGGGAGATTTGGTTCAAAAAGGTGAGGACCTGGATGTTGCGGCTTCCAGAGTACTTTATGAATTAACTGGAATGAAAAACTTATATCTAGAACAATTTAAAACTTTTGGTTCTCCGGATAGGACTTCTGATCCTGTTGATGTGGAATGGATTAAATCAGTAAGAGAACATCCTGAAGCTAGGGTAATTACAGTAGCTTATAATTCACTAGTAAAAACTGATGATTTTGATTATAGACCCTCATCATTTGCTGAAGAAGTATTATGGCACCCAATTGAAAAACCACAAAAACTAGGTTTTGACCATAATGAAATAGCGAATACTGGCTGGGCAATGTTAAGAGAAAAAATAAAGAGAGAGCCAATTATTGCTTTTTCATTATTACCCGAAAAATTTACACTAAGACAGCTTCAGACTCTTTATGAAGCCATTGTTGGGCAAGAGCTAGATAAAAGAAATTTCAGAAAGAGAATGTTAAGAAATAAGTTCTTAATTGCTTTAGATGAAAAGGAAACCAATGTATCTCATAAACCTGCTCAATTTTTTAAGTTTGATGAGAACACCTATCGAGAGGATTTTGCAAAAGATCAGTGGTTCTTATTTTAA
- a CDS encoding flavin reductase family protein, translated as MSYKEIDPKSIKTPELHALLLGTIAPRPIAFASTIDKEGNVNLSPFSFFNVFGANPPILIFSPARRGRNNTTKHSYENVKEVAEVVINIANYPMVEQMSLSSTEYEKGVNEFIKSGLTEAKSTKVKPPRVAESPIAFECKVNEVIETGPNGGAGNLVICEVIHIHVNEEILDENGKVDPFKLDPIGRLGGNWYSRSKNALFEVEKPLQKLGIGVDALPELIKNSKILSGNDLGKLGNIEKLPTSEDLKSVEFPEGFEKIDNKTTTEEIHNIAHILLEKGKIMQAWKVLLIQ; from the coding sequence ATGAGTTATAAAGAAATAGATCCAAAATCAATTAAAACACCTGAATTACATGCTTTATTACTAGGCACAATTGCACCAAGGCCTATAGCTTTTGCCAGTACAATTGATAAAGAAGGAAATGTTAATTTAAGTCCTTTTAGTTTTTTTAATGTTTTTGGTGCAAATCCGCCTATTCTTATTTTTTCACCTGCAAGAAGAGGTAGGAATAATACAACCAAACACTCATATGAAAATGTGAAAGAAGTTGCAGAAGTTGTAATCAATATTGCCAACTACCCTATGGTAGAGCAAATGTCTCTTTCATCTACTGAATATGAAAAGGGGGTAAATGAATTCATTAAATCAGGACTTACGGAAGCAAAATCAACAAAAGTAAAGCCTCCAAGAGTTGCAGAATCACCCATTGCATTTGAATGTAAAGTAAATGAAGTAATAGAAACCGGACCTAATGGAGGAGCTGGAAATCTAGTGATTTGTGAAGTGATTCACATTCATGTGAATGAAGAAATATTAGATGAAAATGGAAAAGTTGATCCTTTTAAGCTAGATCCTATAGGAAGATTAGGCGGCAATTGGTATAGTCGATCAAAAAATGCACTTTTCGAAGTTGAAAAACCTTTACAAAAATTAGGTATTGGTGTTGATGCCTTACCAGAATTGATAAAAAATAGCAAAATTCTTAGTGGGAATGATCTAGGAAAGCTTGGAAACATAGAAAAGCTTCCTACCTCAGAAGATTTAAAATCTGTTGAATTTCCAGAAGGTTTCGAGAAGATAGATAATAAAACTACTACTGAAGAAATCCATAATATTGCTCATATTTTATTAGAAAAAGGTAAAATTATGCAAGCTTGGAAAGTATTACTAATCCAATAA
- the asnB gene encoding asparagine synthase (glutamine-hydrolyzing) — protein sequence MCGIAGAWSNHNALDERDFAVALKLLEHRGPDEQQFLSTSNINIGTQRLKIIGLDHGSQPKHNNKGQYLIFNGAIYNYPEIGKSINFQSNSDTDILFELVTKRGFENSISTLNGMFSIAYYDEHLDTFLLARDRMGQKPLYYYHNQNTFLFASEIKSLKKLMQLKNIPIQLNKNAIFHYLCYSNIPEPETIYENIYALPPASILKFNKGNLSIESFWKHNYQKNESISFQDAKELIKVQIEDAVKIRLRADVKKGLFLSGGWDSSVIAMEAAKFDNQLAAYTVKYPFQTDQNESNIAKTTAKQFGLNHEIISIDKTPIALLNTAIKTFDQPLADSSALPNLAIAEIASKKVKVMLNGDGGDELFGGYRRYFTAKNIKFLSALKYFSFFDSNNNRKSKFGFLNRINRITQSKFPEKYLLYTTDMFRDIDKDQILNNAKSFQSAEELLWPFLDDKLSELDQLMHLDRNFNLLSGILVKMDRASMAYSVEARSPFLDYRLFETMNALDEGYNIKGFSRKHLLKSIYKDQLPKEVTKSKKISFEAPLEEWIKNDFNEIIKDLLYDPNANIYQFINYDEISGLFRGNKYQDRNTYYIIYSLLILELWLIENN from the coding sequence ATGTGTGGAATAGCGGGTGCTTGGTCAAATCATAATGCTTTAGATGAAAGGGATTTTGCTGTTGCTTTAAAATTATTAGAGCATAGAGGCCCGGATGAACAACAATTTTTATCTACATCAAATATAAATATTGGAACTCAAAGGCTTAAGATAATTGGACTTGATCATGGAAGCCAGCCCAAGCATAACAATAAAGGACAATACCTGATCTTCAACGGGGCTATTTATAATTATCCTGAAATCGGTAAATCAATAAATTTTCAATCTAATTCTGATACAGATATTTTATTCGAATTAGTTACAAAAAGAGGATTTGAAAATAGTATATCCACATTAAATGGAATGTTTTCAATTGCCTATTATGATGAGCATCTTGATACATTTCTACTTGCTCGAGATAGGATGGGACAAAAACCCTTATATTACTATCATAACCAGAATACTTTCCTTTTTGCATCTGAAATAAAGAGCCTGAAAAAATTAATGCAGTTGAAAAACATCCCAATTCAGCTAAATAAAAATGCTATTTTCCATTATTTGTGTTACTCTAATATCCCAGAGCCTGAAACCATATATGAGAACATTTATGCTCTTCCTCCTGCCAGTATTCTAAAATTTAATAAGGGTAATCTTAGTATTGAATCTTTTTGGAAACACAATTATCAAAAAAATGAAAGCATAAGCTTTCAGGACGCTAAGGAATTGATAAAAGTACAGATTGAAGATGCTGTAAAAATTAGATTAAGGGCGGATGTAAAAAAAGGATTATTCCTATCGGGGGGCTGGGATAGTTCAGTAATCGCCATGGAAGCAGCAAAGTTTGATAATCAATTAGCTGCTTATACAGTAAAATATCCTTTTCAAACTGATCAAAATGAAAGTAATATAGCTAAAACAACAGCTAAACAATTTGGATTAAACCATGAAATTATAAGCATTGATAAAACTCCTATAGCTTTACTGAATACAGCTATTAAAACATTTGATCAACCCCTAGCGGATAGCAGCGCCTTGCCTAATTTGGCAATTGCTGAAATAGCTTCCAAAAAAGTAAAAGTGATGCTGAATGGAGATGGAGGAGATGAGCTTTTTGGTGGTTATAGAAGGTATTTTACAGCAAAAAACATCAAATTTTTATCTGCTTTAAAGTATTTCAGTTTTTTCGATTCAAATAATAATAGGAAATCGAAGTTTGGGTTTTTAAATAGAATCAACAGAATTACTCAATCGAAATTTCCTGAAAAATATTTATTGTATACCACTGACATGTTCAGAGATATAGATAAAGATCAAATCTTGAATAACGCTAAATCATTTCAATCAGCTGAGGAATTATTATGGCCATTTTTAGATGATAAGCTATCAGAATTGGATCAACTAATGCACCTAGATAGAAACTTCAATTTACTATCTGGTATTTTAGTTAAAATGGATAGAGCAAGTATGGCATATTCAGTGGAAGCTCGATCACCATTTTTAGATTACAGATTGTTTGAAACCATGAATGCTTTAGATGAAGGCTATAATATTAAAGGCTTTAGCAGAAAGCATTTATTAAAATCAATATATAAAGACCAACTTCCTAAAGAAGTAACGAAATCGAAAAAAATCTCATTTGAAGCTCCATTAGAGGAATGGATTAAAAATGATTTTAATGAAATCATAAAAGACTTATTATATGATCCAAATGCTAACATCTACCAGTTTATAAACTATGATGAGATTAGCGGATTATTTAGGGGAAATAAATATCAGGACCGAAATACTTATTATATCATTTACAGTTTATTAATTTTGGAACTGTGGCTGATTGAGAACAATTAG
- a CDS encoding tetratricopeptide repeat protein, whose product MSYKTIILLLLFLIFQIHSYAQKSLDSAEYYLKHKHAEIKDGYATNTNINKAIYHFKQIKTEPERTIGLLKSYEFKASWTDCSQKEKKQIYKMAIDLAEEKTKEFPENGAIVYWYAANYARWANMLDIVEAAQNNVLNEIKKLSQKAITLDENYNQAGAIRLLGGMYLEVPNIPLIIEWPSDKKAQKLLKKAYKIAPEHTANQFLYAKALHKNDKNKKAEILFKDLIEKKSRKEYYLVDEKYINKGKEYFNDNFKVE is encoded by the coding sequence ATGAGTTATAAAACTATCATTCTTTTACTACTCTTTCTCATTTTTCAAATTCATTCCTACGCTCAAAAATCTTTAGATTCAGCTGAATATTATTTAAAACATAAGCATGCGGAAATTAAAGATGGATATGCTACAAACACAAACATCAATAAAGCAATTTATCATTTCAAACAAATAAAAACAGAACCTGAAAGAACCATTGGCTTATTAAAAAGCTATGAATTCAAAGCTTCATGGACAGATTGCTCACAAAAAGAAAAAAAGCAGATATACAAAATGGCTATTGATTTAGCTGAAGAAAAGACAAAAGAATTTCCTGAAAATGGGGCAATAGTATATTGGTATGCTGCTAATTATGCTAGATGGGCTAACATGCTTGATATTGTTGAAGCCGCTCAAAATAATGTTCTAAATGAAATTAAGAAATTAAGTCAAAAAGCAATTACGCTAGATGAAAATTACAATCAGGCTGGAGCTATACGTTTGTTGGGCGGCATGTATTTAGAAGTACCTAATATTCCTTTAATTATAGAATGGCCCTCCGATAAAAAAGCCCAAAAATTACTAAAAAAAGCATATAAAATAGCACCTGAGCATACTGCGAATCAATTTTTATATGCAAAAGCACTGCATAAGAATGATAAAAATAAAAAAGCAGAAATTCTATTTAAGGATTTAATTGAAAAGAAAAGCAGAAAAGAATATTACCTGGTAGATGAAAAGTATATAAATAAAGGAAAGGAGTATTTTAACGATAATTTTAAAGTAGAATAA